The DNA sequence CAGAGATAATGGACCAAACACGTCAGCAGGAGTTGCAAAATAAAATATCCTATTGCCAGCCAATTTAAAATGAATGTCAAGCTCTGATGCTGCTTTATGCAGCCTCGTATAGCTGTCCTTATCGTTTGGGTCAACAACGACATACTTCAGCGTTGCAAGGAAAGACCCATCATGATCCCCCTGCTTGCTGACAAAAGAGCGATAACTCTGATCATCAAAAGGCCGCCTTCCTGCGCAGAGAATTGGAGCATCAGCTCTCAGATGGCCATCTCTTTTGAGCCTCTTCAGGGCCGGAATCAGCTTCTTCAGCATCAAATCTCCTGTAGCCCCAAAGATCACAAACAAGCATGATACGGGTTTCTCCGATTGCATCAACTTGAGGAGTTTTGCTGTCTCTTTTTGTGGTACCATTGCCATTGAATCACTCATGAAGCTCTGCCGGATGCAGTGTAACGGATCTCCGGATTACGATTATCTGTAAATGACCTCCTTATATTCCGGCACAATATCTGCAGTGAATCCGAGGATGCCTTCAACTGTCTTCTCATGATGCAGGAGCTGGGCAATGACTGACCAAGGCACTGTTGCGATGTCAGCTCCGACCATGGCAGCTTCCCTCACTTGCCGTGTGTTTCTCAATGAGGCTGCTAGGACCTGGCTCTTGATGTTGTGCATCCTGAAGATTCCAACGATCTTTCTTACGAGATCAATACCTGATACAATGCCATTATCCTCCACTTTCTTCTTTTCCCACCCTCCCATAGGATAATAATCAGCCTTATCAAATCGGGCCTTCGCTTTTTTCCTCAGATAATCATCAATTCTCCCTGCAAACGGGCTCACTACTTTTGCTCCTGCCTTTGTAGCCAGCAATGCCTGCTCAGGCGTAAAAATGAGCGTGCAATTCACAGGAATGCCAAGCT is a window from the Candidatus Nanoarchaeia archaeon genome containing:
- a CDS encoding transaldolase family protein; the protein is MDSVKIFIDSAEIEEIKQGYAAGILDGVTTNPSLIRKAASSFKSMSMADYIREILKTAKGTPVSLEVIGRSYEEMVSEGKSLYKKFNAIARNVMIKIPINPSVSRDVRFDGVRAIRELSQLGIPVNCTLIFTPEQALLATKAGAKVVSPFAGRIDDYLRKKAKARFDKADYYPMGGWEKKKVEDNGIVSGIDLVRKIVGIFRMHNIKSQVLAASLRNTRQVREAAMVGADIATVPWSVIAQLLHHEKTVEGILGFTADIVPEYKEVIYR